From the Halobacterium zhouii genome, the window CTGTTTCGGCGATAGCATTCCGTAAATATCTCTATCCGTTGGCCAAAACCTTTATTTCGGATTGTCTGGTAATGAACTGGTTACAATGTCAGAACAGAGGCACACGTTACTGGTCGTCGCTCTCGTCGTCGTCGGGAGCATCGCTGCCGTCTCCGGGGGCGCTGCGGCAGCGAGCGCGGTGACGGTCGACGGCGAACAGGCAGACGACGGAACGGTGACGGTCACCGTCACACAGAACGGCACCGCAGTGTCGAACGCGACCGTCGAGGTCGAGGCGCTGAACAACACCACCTACGCCGGCGTCGGCACCTACACCACGGGCGAGAACGGCACGGTGGGACTGACGGCGCCCGAGCGAAACGTCACAGTCGAACTCACCGCGTTCGCGCACAACTCCTCCGACACGACGACGCTGTCGCTCGTCGCGTCCACGGGGAACGAGACCGACGACGCGGCCAACCAGTCGGATTCGTTCGGCCTCCTGGTGTCGAACTACGTCCAGGTGCTCCAGAACGAGAGCAACATGAGCGGGCAGACCATCGCGGACTTCGTCACGTCGAACAACCCCGGCGCCGACCACCGCTCGGAGAACGCCAACCCCGGTCCGAAGGACGGTTCCGGTGAGGCTCCCGGCAATGGCCACGGCAAACCCGAGGGAACCTCTGGTAACGGCCATGGCGGCCCTGACGGCGACCACGGGAAGCCCGACGACGCGGGCAACGGCAACGGCAACGGCCACGGCCACGGTAACGCACCCGGCAACAGCACCGAGTCCGGCGACAAGTAGTCCCAGTCGTCGCTACCGACGCTGTCGAAACACGCCGTCCGAACGGTGCTAGCGGTGCAGCAGAAGGCGGTCTGGTTCTACCACTCTAGTCGCCCGTCCTGAACGACGCGGGGAATCCCGGCGGGGTCGACCTGACACAGGTCGGCGTCGTAGTCGACGACGCCCAGGCCGTCCATCATCGGCAGGTGGCTGTGGTGGAGCGATATCACTACGCGGTCTACGACCTGCTCGCCGACCGGTTCGCCGCCCGTTTCCTGGCGTGCGATCTCCGCTGCCAGGTCTTCGACTTCGACTGTGTCCCGCCGTTGTGCGAGGAGCGCGAGCGCCAGGCGGCGTTGCTCCTCCGCCAGCAGGCGGTGCTTGTCACTCGCTGACAGGTCGGCTGTGCGAACGCACTCCTCCATCGTTTCGGCAGTAGATTGGGACATTGTGTTTCTCGTTTGGCGTCTGCCAGCCAGACGTAGGGACGAAGTTGCTCCTCACCCCTAAGGCTGCTCTGTAAGTGATTAGGTGTCGTCGTCGACGGCGCTAGCCCGGAGACCGGAATTCGAGAGTCAGTTACCTACTGGGTAGTCACGAGCTAGCTGCCGGGTCGTTTCCACCAACTCCCTGGTACGTCCCCTCCATCGACGGAGGTTTAGTTGCTCGACAGCCAGTACGGTTGTCAATGACCTCCGGAGAACTGACCGACGCGCTCCGGGAGGCGCTCGACGTCTTCGAGGCGTCCGGGACGCCGCTGAGCACGCCCGAGGTGGCGGACTCTCTGGACCTCGGGCGGCGGAGCACCTACGAGCGACTGGAGCGTCTTGTCGACCAGCACCGACTCGAGACGAAGAAGGTCGGGGCGAACGCCCGCGTGTGGTGGCGGCCGTCGACAGCGTCCGCCCCGGCGCCAGACGCACCGACTGCCGGGACGGCCTCCGACGAGCCCACTCCCCGAAGCGACGCAGACCAGGGGGAATCAGGTGGAGCGAGCACGGAGTACCGCGCGCAGTACCAGCGACTGGTCGACAACATCCCGGGCGTGGTGTACCGGTGTACGAACGAACCCGGGTGGCCGATGGAGTTCGTCAGCGACGGCTGTCGTGACCTCACGGGGTACGACGCCGGCGCCGTCGAGTCGGGGACGGTCAGCTGGGGCGGGGACGTCATCCATCCGAGTGACCGCGACCGCGTCCGAGAGAAAGTCCAGTCAGGGCTCCACGAGGGCGAACAGTTCACCGTCCAGTACCGCGTTCGGACGCCCGCGGGCGACGACCGCTGGGTGTGGGAGCGAGGGCGGGTGGACCCAGACGCGGACGGCTCCGCGCCGGTCATCGAGGGCATCGTCACGGACATCACCGAGCAGAAGACGGCCGAGCAGGAACTCCGCGAGCGCGAACGAGAACTCCAGGCGGAGAAGTCGTTCACGGAGAGCCTGTTCGACGCTCAACCGGGTCTCGTGTACGCGTACAACACCGAGCGGGAGTTTCTCCGGTGGAACGACCAGTTCTCCGAGGTGACCGGCTACAGCGACGAGGAGATCGCCGACATGCGTCCCCGCGAGTTCATCACGGACGACGCGAACGACGAGATGACCGCCGCCATCGATGCGGTGCTCGAGGACGGGGAGACCGTCACCGTCGAACTGCCGCTGGCGACCGCCGACGGAGACACCATCCCCTACCAGTTCAGCGCCGCGCCACTCACCGACGGCGGAGGCCAGACGATCGGTCTCACGGGGGTGGGCCAGGACGTCAGCCGACTCAAGTCACAGACCCGACAGCTCGAACGCCAGCGCGACGAACTGGCCGCCGAACTCGACGAGGTGTACCGACGCATCGACGACGCCTTCTTCGCCCTCGACGAGGACTGGCGGTTCACGCACGTCAACGACCGGGCCGAGGTGCTCCTCGACCGTCCGGGCGAGGAACTCCTCGGGCAGCGCGTCTGGGACGTGTTCTCCGAGGCCGTCGGTTCGACCTTCGAGGACGCGTACAGGCGGGCGATGGAGCACCAGGAACCCGTCTCCTTCGAGGAGTACTACGAACCACTGGAGGCGTGGTTCGAGGTGCGAGCGTACCCTTCGGAGTCGGGGCTCTCGGTCTACTTCAGTGACGTTACCGGGCGCAAACAGCGCGAACAGGAACTCGAGGAGTCAGAGCAGCGATACCGGGCGGTCGTCGAACACTTCCCGAACGCGGTCATCGCGCTCTTCGACGAGACGCTCGAGTACACGCTCGCCGGCGGCACCCTCTTCGAGCAGTTCGACGTCGACCCCGGGGAGATGATGGGTGACCCGGTCGGGACGGTGGTCGACGACGCGGAACTCCGGGAGACGATAAAATCGCACTACCGAACCGCGTTCGACGGTGAAACCAGTCGGTTCGAGTTCGAGTGGAACGGCCGCGTTCTGCGGATACAGGTCGCCCCCGTGACCGGCGACAGCGGCGACGTGTTCGCCGGCATGGTGATGCTTCAGGACGTCACCAACCAGAAGGAGTACGAGCGACACCTCCAGGAGGCCAAATCACAACTGGAGACCGCGACCGAGGCGGGAACCGTCGGCACCTTCGAGTGGAACGTCCGGGACGACGAGGTGGTCGGCGGGCCGTCGTTCGCCAAACAGTTCGGATTCGCCCCGGAGGTCGCCCGCGAGGGCGTCCCGCTCAACGACCTCCTCTCGTCCATCCACCCGGACGACCGGGAACGCGTCGAACGCAAGATCGAGGCGGCAGTCGAGTCCTGTGGCGAGTACCACACCGAGTACCGGGTCGAGAACATCGACGGCGAGTACCGGTGGGTGGTCGCTCGCGGACACGTGGCGGCCGACGATGGCGACCCCGTCTCGTTCCCCGGCGCGATCACCGACATCACGGAGCGGAAACAGGCCGAACTCGAACTGGAGCGACACAGGGAGCAACTCGCCGCGCTGAACAACGTCAACGACGCCGTCCGCGACGTCACCGACGCGGTCATCGACCAGTCCACCCGCGAGCAGATCGAGACCGTCGTCTGCGAGCGACTGGCCGCGTCGGACTCCTACCAGTTTGCGTGGATCTGCGAGGTCGACCCGCGGACGGAGTCGATCGTCGAACGCGCGGAGGCCGGCGTAGAGGGGTATCTCGACGACATCTCGCTCTCGTTGAACCCGGACGACTCGACCGGACAGGGCCCCGCCGCGACCGCCATCCGGACGCGGAAGATACAGGTCGCGAACGCGTTCGAGGACGCCGACTTCGAGCCGTGGCGCGAGCACGCTCAGGAGTACGGCTACCAGACGTCGGCGGCCATCCCCATCGTCCACGAGGGCACCCTGTACGGCGTGCTGGGCGTCTACTCGGAACGGCCGGCGGCGTTCGTCGGCGAGGAGCGAACCGTGGTCGGACAACTCGGCGAGATCGTCGGGCACGCCATCGCCGCGACCGAGCGCAAGCGTGCGCTCATGAGCGACGAGGTCGTCGAACTCGCGTTCCACATCCCGGACCTCTTCGAGGCGCTCGACGTGCCGGCGCCGAAGGACGGGAACGTCACGCTCGACCAAGCCATCCCGGTCGGCGACGGCGAGTTCCTCGTCTACGGCACCGCGACGCCGGACGCCGTCGACACCGTCACCGCCCTCGTCGAGGCGATCCCACACTGGACGGCGGTGACCGTCCGCTCGGAGGGCGACCCGGTGTCGTTCGAACTCCGGTTGAACGACCCGCCGGTGCTCTCCACGGTCGCGTCGCTGGGCGGCTACGTCGACAGCGCCGTCTTCGCCAGCGGCGACTGCCAGTTGACGATCCACCTCGCGCCGACCGTCGACGTCCGCCACGTCATCGACACCGTCGAGCGGACCTATCCGGGGGTACAGATGCGACGCCGACAGCAGGTCAGCCTCGCACGCGACGACGCCATCGACGCACAGCGACGCCTCGCGTCGGACCTCACGGACCGCCAGCGAACCACGCTGGAGGCGGCCTACCACGCGGGGTTCTTCGAGTGGCCCCGCGACGCCTCCGGGGAGGATGTCGCCGAGTCACTCGGCGTCGCGCCGCCGACGTTCCACCAGCACCTCAGGAAGGCCCAGAAGAAGGTGTTCGACGGGTTGCTCTCGCGGTCGCCCTCCCGCTCCGAGTAACGGTGGTCTGCTCGCTCGCCGCACGCTCTGACACCTTCGGTAGCGTTTTCAAGCCGCTCC encodes:
- a CDS encoding DUF7344 domain-containing protein, yielding MSQSTAETMEECVRTADLSASDKHRLLAEEQRRLALALLAQRRDTVEVEDLAAEIARQETGGEPVGEQVVDRVVISLHHSHLPMMDGLGVVDYDADLCQVDPAGIPRVVQDGRLEW
- a CDS encoding PAS domain S-box protein, with the protein product MTSGELTDALREALDVFEASGTPLSTPEVADSLDLGRRSTYERLERLVDQHRLETKKVGANARVWWRPSTASAPAPDAPTAGTASDEPTPRSDADQGESGGASTEYRAQYQRLVDNIPGVVYRCTNEPGWPMEFVSDGCRDLTGYDAGAVESGTVSWGGDVIHPSDRDRVREKVQSGLHEGEQFTVQYRVRTPAGDDRWVWERGRVDPDADGSAPVIEGIVTDITEQKTAEQELRERERELQAEKSFTESLFDAQPGLVYAYNTEREFLRWNDQFSEVTGYSDEEIADMRPREFITDDANDEMTAAIDAVLEDGETVTVELPLATADGDTIPYQFSAAPLTDGGGQTIGLTGVGQDVSRLKSQTRQLERQRDELAAELDEVYRRIDDAFFALDEDWRFTHVNDRAEVLLDRPGEELLGQRVWDVFSEAVGSTFEDAYRRAMEHQEPVSFEEYYEPLEAWFEVRAYPSESGLSVYFSDVTGRKQREQELEESEQRYRAVVEHFPNAVIALFDETLEYTLAGGTLFEQFDVDPGEMMGDPVGTVVDDAELRETIKSHYRTAFDGETSRFEFEWNGRVLRIQVAPVTGDSGDVFAGMVMLQDVTNQKEYERHLQEAKSQLETATEAGTVGTFEWNVRDDEVVGGPSFAKQFGFAPEVAREGVPLNDLLSSIHPDDRERVERKIEAAVESCGEYHTEYRVENIDGEYRWVVARGHVAADDGDPVSFPGAITDITERKQAELELERHREQLAALNNVNDAVRDVTDAVIDQSTREQIETVVCERLAASDSYQFAWICEVDPRTESIVERAEAGVEGYLDDISLSLNPDDSTGQGPAATAIRTRKIQVANAFEDADFEPWREHAQEYGYQTSAAIPIVHEGTLYGVLGVYSERPAAFVGEERTVVGQLGEIVGHAIAATERKRALMSDEVVELAFHIPDLFEALDVPAPKDGNVTLDQAIPVGDGEFLVYGTATPDAVDTVTALVEAIPHWTAVTVRSEGDPVSFELRLNDPPVLSTVASLGGYVDSAVFASGDCQLTIHLAPTVDVRHVIDTVERTYPGVQMRRRQQVSLARDDAIDAQRRLASDLTDRQRTTLEAAYHAGFFEWPRDASGEDVAESLGVAPPTFHQHLRKAQKKVFDGLLSRSPSRSE